The following are from one region of the Vitis riparia cultivar Riparia Gloire de Montpellier isolate 1030 chromosome 14, EGFV_Vit.rip_1.0, whole genome shotgun sequence genome:
- the LOC117930750 gene encoding UDP-glucose 6-dehydrogenase 1, whose translation MVKICCIGAGYVGGPTMAVIALKCPSIEVAVVDISVSRITAWNSDQLPIYEPGLDGVVKQCRGKNLFFSTDVEKHVSEADIVFVSVNTPTKTRGLGAGKAADLTYWESAARMIADVSKSDKIVVEKSTVPVKTAEAIEKILTHNSKGIKFQILSNPEFLAEGTAIQDLLKPDRVLIGGRETPEGQKAIQALKDVYAHWVPEDRILTTNLWSAELSKLAANAFLAQRISSVNAMSALCEATGADVTQVSYAVGTDTRIGPKFLNASVGFGGSCFQKDILNLVYICECNGLPEVAEYWKQVIKVNDYQKNRFVNRVVSSMFNTVSNKKIAILGFAFKKDTGDTRETPAIDVCKGLLGDKARLSIYDPQVTEDQIQRDLTMNKFDWDHPIHLQPMSPTTVKQVSMVWDAYSATKDAHGICILTEWDEFKTLDYKKIYDNMQKPAFVFDGRNIVNAEKLREIGFIVYSIGKPLDPWLKDMPAVA comes from the coding sequence TGATATCTCTGTATCTCGGATCACAGCTTGGAACAGTGACCAACTGCCAATTTATGAGCCAGGCCTAGATGGTGTGGTGAAGCAGTGTCGTGGCAAGAACCTCTTCTTCAGCACTGATGTGGAGAAACATGTATCAGAGGCTGATATTGTCTTTGTTTCTGTCAACACCCCAACCAAAACGCGGGGGCTTGGAGCAGGAAAAGCTGCGGATCTGACTTACTGGGAGAGTGCAGCCCGCATGATTGCTGATGTGTCAAAGTCTGACAAAATAGTTGTTGAGAAATCTACAGTTCCAGTTAAGACAGCTGAGGCAATAGAAAAGATTCTGACCCACAACAGCAAAGGAATCAAGTTCCAAATTCTCTCAAACCCAGAATTCCTTGCTGAGGGCACTGCAATTCAAGATCTTTTAAAACCGGACCGGGTCCTCATTGGAGGCAGGGAGACCCCAGAAGGTCAGAAGGCAATCCAAGCACTGAAGGATGTTTATGCCCACTGGGTTCCCGAAGACCGAATTTTAACCACCAATCTTTGGTCTGCAGAGCTCTCCAAGCTTGCTGCTAATGCCTTCTTGGCCCAGAGGATTTCATCTGTTAATGCCATGTCGGCTCTCTGTGAGGCTACTGGGGCAGATGTTACACAGGTTTCATATGCGGTTGGCACAGACACAAGGATTGGGCCCAAGTTCCTAAATGCTAGTGTTGGTTTTGGTGGATCCTGTTTCCAGAAGGACATTTTGAACCTGGTTTACATCTGCGAGTGCAATGGCCTTCCTGAAGTGGCAGAATACTGGAAACAGGTCATCAAAGTGAATGATTATCAGAAAAACCGCTTTGTCAACCGTGTGGTTTCCTCTATGTTTAACACGGTCTCAAATAAGAAGATTGCCATTTTAGGGTTTGCCTTCAAGAAGGATACAGGTGACACAAGGGAAACCCCAGCAATTGATGTGTGCAAGGGGCTGTTAGGGGACAAGGCCCGGTTGAGCATATATGATCCACAAGTCACTGAGGACCAGATCCAGAGGGACCTTACTATGAACAAGTTTGACTGGGACCATCCCATTCACCTGCAACCTATGAGTCCCACAACTGTGAAGCAGGTGAGTATGGTTTGGGACGCCTACTCGGCAACGAAGGATGCCCACGGCATTTGCATTTTAACTGAGTGGGATGAGTTCAAAACTCTCGACTATAAGAAGATATATGATAACATGCAGAAACCAGCTTTTGTGTTTGATGGTAGGAACATTGTGAATGCAGAAAAGCTGAGGGAGATCGGTTTTATTGTGTACTCTATTGGGAAGCCGCTGGATCCATGGCTGAAGGACATGCCTGCTGTGGCATAA